A genomic stretch from Rhodothermales bacterium includes:
- a CDS encoding UDP-2,3-diacylglucosamine diphosphatase, with amino-acid sequence MVLFISDMHFGRGDPQTEREHEAALIQCLRHYEAHATHLVLLGDVFDQYIEYRHLVPKGCVRLLGLLAEWVDRGRRVLYVVGNHDPWHLDYMAEEIGVEVLFGEYRLTWNDTTCLLAHGDQFGSRVPLYAALKTLLRHPVPVWLYRNLLPADAGMRLARWVLGRTHTDVINPGVTRALRETARAILGRGGAQAVFMGHSHEPELTRWPEGVYINTGCWRTTRTFAILDESGIRLQQWNGSHAQDVESPFEQPGMAT; translated from the coding sequence TTGGTCCTTTTTATATCGGACATGCATTTCGGCCGGGGCGATCCGCAAACCGAGAGGGAACACGAAGCGGCCCTGATCCAATGCCTGCGTCATTATGAAGCGCACGCGACGCATCTGGTCCTGCTCGGGGACGTTTTCGACCAGTACATCGAATACCGTCACCTCGTTCCAAAGGGATGCGTCCGTCTGCTCGGGTTGCTGGCCGAGTGGGTCGACCGGGGCCGGCGGGTCCTCTACGTCGTCGGCAACCACGACCCGTGGCATCTCGATTATATGGCGGAGGAAATCGGCGTCGAGGTCCTTTTCGGCGAATACCGGCTGACGTGGAACGACACCACCTGCCTGCTCGCGCATGGCGACCAGTTCGGCTCCCGCGTTCCGCTCTATGCGGCGCTCAAGACGCTGCTCCGCCATCCCGTGCCGGTGTGGCTCTACCGCAACCTCCTGCCGGCCGACGCCGGCATGCGTCTGGCACGATGGGTGCTCGGTCGCACGCATACGGATGTCATCAACCCGGGCGTGACGCGCGCCCTCCGCGAGACGGCCCGCGCGATCCTCGGGCGCGGCGGCGCCCAGGCGGTCTTCATGGGGCATAGCCACGAACCCGAGCTGACCCGCTGGCCGGAGGGCGTCTACATAAACACCGGCTGCTGGCGAACCACGCGCACTTTTGCTATACTGGACGAATCGGGGATTCGCCTACAGCAATGGAACGGGAGCCACGCTCAGGACGTTGAGAGTCCTTTCGAGCAGCCCGGAATGGCGACCTGA
- a CDS encoding exonuclease SbcCD subunit D: MKFLHTADIHFGSNSFGRIDPETGLNTRLLDFKRSFAYMVERAIAEQVDLFLFCGDAYRTADPTPTQQRAFAECLRPLAEHQIPIAMIVGNHDHPVSYGKASALDIYPFLEGDIQVFRKADWATIQTKAGPLQLIAMPWPIRSMLLSREVFRKKTPTEVRAYIEQAYLDFLEACLTEIDPALPTVLAAHFTVQGAEMSGSEQTSLIAHEPKFTVSQLARAPIDYVALGHIHRFQDRNEGHTPPVVYCGSIECISFKEWDQPKGFVIVDIETGKNGKSTTYSYIETPYRRFIAVSVDARDELDPTSLILAAIERERVADAVVRVRYRVSEANVALVDAERIRGALKDAYAVAAIERVVDPVERERRTVVTRESTLEDAMRQYIAQHANLAEIEDDLLERGLALENAITTNRQDLDS, translated from the coding sequence GTGAAGTTTCTCCATACGGCGGATATCCACTTCGGGAGCAACAGCTTCGGGCGGATCGATCCTGAAACGGGGTTGAATACGCGCTTGCTCGATTTCAAGCGCTCGTTCGCGTATATGGTCGAACGCGCCATCGCCGAACAGGTCGACCTCTTCCTGTTCTGCGGCGACGCCTACCGCACGGCAGACCCCACGCCCACGCAGCAACGCGCCTTCGCCGAGTGCCTCCGTCCGCTCGCCGAACACCAGATCCCGATCGCCATGATCGTGGGCAATCACGATCACCCTGTCTCCTACGGCAAGGCGTCGGCGCTCGACATCTATCCGTTTCTCGAAGGCGACATCCAGGTGTTCCGGAAGGCCGACTGGGCGACGATCCAGACCAAGGCCGGCCCGCTGCAGCTCATCGCGATGCCGTGGCCCATCCGCAGCATGCTGCTCTCGCGCGAGGTCTTCCGCAAAAAGACCCCGACCGAAGTCCGCGCCTACATCGAGCAGGCCTATCTCGATTTTCTGGAGGCCTGCCTGACCGAAATCGATCCCGCGCTGCCGACCGTCCTCGCCGCGCACTTCACCGTCCAGGGCGCCGAGATGTCGGGCTCCGAGCAAACCAGCCTCATCGCGCACGAGCCCAAGTTCACAGTCAGCCAGCTGGCGCGCGCGCCGATCGACTATGTGGCGCTCGGGCATATCCACCGCTTCCAGGATCGGAACGAGGGCCACACGCCGCCCGTCGTCTATTGCGGCAGCATCGAATGCATCTCTTTCAAGGAATGGGATCAGCCCAAAGGCTTCGTGATCGTCGACATCGAAACCGGCAAAAACGGCAAATCGACAACATACTCCTATATCGAAACGCCCTATCGCAGATTTATCGCCGTGAGCGTGGATGCGCGTGACGAATTGGATCCAACGAGCCTCATTCTCGCCGCCATCGAACGCGAACGTGTCGCCGACGCCGTGGTGCGGGTGCGCTACCGGGTCAGCGAGGCCAACGTCGCCCTCGTCGATGCCGAACGGATCCGCGGCGCCCTGAAGGACGCCTACGCCGTCGCCGCCATCGAACGCGTCGTCGATCCGGTGGAACGCGAACGGCGAACCGTCGTGACGCGCGAGTCGACGCTCGAAGACGCCATGCGCCAGTACATCGCCCAACACGCCAACCTTGCCGAGATCGAGGACGATTTGCTCGAACGCGGGTTGGCGCTCGAGAACGCGATCACCACGAACCGACAGGACCTTGACTCCTAG
- the ispE gene encoding 4-(cytidine 5'-diphospho)-2-C-methyl-D-erythritol kinase yields the protein MPIARSAPAKINLGLHVLRRRPDAYHDLETVFLRIGWADAVQVEPAPDLRFTCSDPTLPADDANLCVRAARALAARAGVAPAARIHLEKRVPYGAGLGGGSSDAAATLRLLDALWNTGLGQADLHALAAGLGSDVPFFLGEPAAFGSGRGEILEPLTDPNGEPYRCPYYLVVVKPDIAVGTADAYRWITPSAAGRPDLRALVAGNDLARWRLELVNDFEKPVFDRYPSLRAIRDGLLADGAGYAAMSGSGSALFGLFPSPESGRLAAIRWEHAGRHVWHGWPDAGDLPG from the coding sequence GTGCCCATTGCCCGTTCTGCCCCTGCCAAGATCAATCTCGGCCTCCATGTGCTGCGCCGGCGCCCGGACGCCTACCACGATCTCGAAACGGTGTTTCTGCGCATCGGATGGGCCGACGCCGTGCAGGTCGAGCCGGCGCCAGACCTCCGGTTTACCTGCTCCGACCCGACGCTCCCGGCGGACGACGCCAACCTCTGCGTCCGCGCCGCTCGGGCGCTCGCAGCCCGGGCCGGCGTCGCGCCCGCGGCCCGGATCCATCTGGAGAAACGGGTGCCCTATGGCGCCGGACTCGGCGGGGGATCGAGCGACGCCGCCGCCACGCTCCGGTTGCTCGACGCGCTCTGGAACACCGGGCTGGGCCAGGCCGACCTGCACGCACTCGCCGCCGGCCTCGGGTCCGACGTCCCCTTTTTCCTCGGCGAGCCGGCGGCCTTCGGCTCGGGGCGCGGCGAAATCCTGGAACCCCTGACGGACCCGAACGGGGAGCCCTATCGATGCCCCTACTACCTCGTCGTCGTCAAGCCCGACATCGCCGTGGGCACCGCCGACGCCTACCGCTGGATCACCCCGTCGGCGGCCGGCCGGCCCGATCTGCGCGCACTCGTCGCCGGCAACGACCTCGCCCGGTGGCGTCTCGAATTGGTGAATGATTTTGAGAAGCCCGTCTTCGATCGATACCCGTCGTTGCGGGCGATCCGGGATGGCCTCCTCGCCGACGGCGCCGGTTATGCGGCCATGTCCGGTTCCGGATCGGCGCTGTTCGGACTGTTTCCATCCCCGGAATCCGGGCGTCTGGCGGCGATTCGCTGGGAGCACGCCGGCCGGCATGTGTGGCACGGCTGGCCGGATGCCGGCGACCTCCCCGGATAG
- a CDS encoding transglycosylase domain-containing protein → MSEDWPYTEEELREYFNNPDLRRTKAAHDGRSSHGSSPQPPRKGILGVLDRRLGDRKKVQAAVVLSVLTACFLLGLSVISFYLISLGDDDLPSMEQLENPALQLATIAYSADGVELARYARQNRSTVSGDEISRNVVNALIATEDHRFYDHWGIDLYRFHTAAIKTVLGDVQGGSTITMQLARNLYNKEIGKEQTISRKLREMLTAVELERRYTKDEIMEMYLNTVEFGNNAFGIEAAARTFFNRSAAELDTLQSATLIGLLKGITLYNPLRNPENARRRRNVVLGQMIKHGYLSEDYVAIHGEEPVVTDFNPNEITRGPAPYFSEYVRQWLNDWSKANGHDFYADGLYVFTTLDSRMQELARSAVDEQMVGLQSVVDFEWSRRRAGSTPYSMVVEDYLKQKDFTPFSSFWRMYSDTLRSFIRESEAYRQLVKVDGMSENAAIDSLMRNDEYMAALKTDKSRLEAGLVSIDPRNGYVKAWVGGRNLADDWYDHVAKARRQPGSTFKPFVYIAAIDNGYSPQHTFKDTLFYWSDALGNEWSPTNSDGGYSNRWMTLREGLKYSLNTITGQLILQVGAPTVADYARWMGIKSPLNEVPSLALGTSNVTLLELTTAYSTLANGGLYYEPTVVTRIEDQLGNVLYEARPQPNEALSDQTAYKVIDMMRGVVDTGGTGARIRFQYQLNDYDFAGKTGTTQNSADGWFMLMHPDLVTGAWVGWNDQRVTFRTNWWGQGAHNALFLVGSYTRKLADEGRLSKETFPLPLDYANSGSEEALPTQNRDERRVIW, encoded by the coding sequence ATGTCCGAAGACTGGCCTTATACCGAAGAGGAACTCAGGGAATATTTCAACAACCCGGACCTGCGACGCACCAAGGCGGCGCACGACGGTCGTTCCTCGCACGGCTCCTCCCCTCAGCCTCCGCGCAAGGGCATCCTCGGCGTGCTCGACCGCCGGCTGGGCGACCGGAAAAAGGTGCAGGCCGCCGTCGTCCTTTCCGTCCTCACCGCCTGCTTCCTCCTGGGCCTCAGCGTCATCAGCTTCTACCTGATCAGCCTGGGAGACGACGACCTGCCTTCGATGGAGCAGCTGGAAAACCCCGCGCTCCAGCTGGCTACGATCGCCTACTCGGCGGACGGCGTCGAACTGGCGCGGTATGCCCGCCAGAACCGCTCCACCGTGAGCGGCGACGAGATCTCCCGCAACGTGGTCAACGCCCTCATCGCGACCGAAGACCACCGGTTCTACGATCACTGGGGCATCGACCTGTACCGCTTCCACACGGCGGCCATCAAGACCGTGCTCGGCGACGTCCAGGGCGGGTCGACCATCACCATGCAGCTTGCCCGAAACCTCTACAACAAGGAGATCGGGAAGGAGCAGACCATCAGCCGCAAGCTGAGGGAGATGCTGACGGCCGTCGAACTCGAGCGCCGGTACACGAAGGACGAGATCATGGAGATGTATCTCAACACCGTCGAGTTCGGCAACAACGCCTTCGGCATCGAGGCCGCGGCGCGCACCTTCTTCAACCGCAGCGCCGCCGAGCTGGACACGCTCCAGAGCGCCACCCTGATCGGCCTGCTCAAGGGGATCACCCTGTACAACCCGCTCCGCAACCCCGAGAACGCCCGTCGCCGGCGCAACGTCGTGCTCGGGCAGATGATCAAACACGGCTACCTCAGCGAGGACTACGTCGCGATCCACGGCGAGGAGCCCGTCGTCACCGACTTCAACCCCAACGAAATCACCCGCGGACCCGCACCCTATTTCTCCGAATACGTCCGGCAGTGGCTCAACGACTGGTCCAAGGCCAACGGCCACGACTTCTACGCGGACGGTCTCTACGTCTTCACCACGCTCGATTCCCGGATGCAGGAGCTCGCCCGCTCCGCCGTGGACGAGCAGATGGTCGGGCTGCAGTCGGTCGTCGATTTCGAGTGGAGCCGGCGCCGCGCCGGGAGCACCCCGTACAGCATGGTCGTCGAGGACTATCTCAAGCAGAAGGATTTCACGCCCTTCAGCTCGTTCTGGCGGATGTATTCGGACACGCTGCGCAGCTTCATCCGCGAATCCGAGGCGTATCGGCAGCTGGTCAAGGTGGACGGCATGTCGGAAAATGCCGCCATCGATTCGCTGATGCGCAACGACGAATACATGGCCGCGCTGAAAACCGACAAGTCGCGTCTCGAGGCCGGCCTCGTCTCGATCGACCCGCGCAACGGGTACGTCAAGGCGTGGGTCGGCGGCCGCAACCTGGCGGACGACTGGTACGACCACGTGGCGAAGGCCCGCCGGCAGCCGGGCTCCACGTTCAAGCCTTTCGTCTATATCGCCGCCATCGACAACGGCTATTCGCCCCAGCACACGTTCAAGGACACGCTCTTCTACTGGTCGGATGCCCTCGGCAACGAATGGAGCCCGACCAACTCCGACGGCGGCTACTCCAACCGCTGGATGACGCTCCGCGAAGGCCTCAAATATTCGCTCAACACGATCACCGGCCAGCTCATCCTCCAGGTGGGCGCCCCGACGGTGGCGGACTACGCGCGCTGGATGGGCATCAAGAGCCCGCTCAACGAGGTGCCGTCGCTCGCCCTCGGCACGAGCAACGTCACGCTGCTCGAACTCACGACCGCGTACAGCACGCTCGCGAACGGCGGCCTGTATTACGAGCCGACCGTCGTCACCCGCATCGAGGACCAGCTCGGGAACGTGCTGTACGAGGCGCGACCGCAGCCGAACGAGGCGCTGAGCGACCAGACCGCCTACAAGGTGATCGACATGATGCGCGGCGTCGTCGACACCGGCGGCACCGGCGCGCGCATCCGATTCCAGTACCAGCTCAACGACTACGACTTCGCCGGCAAGACGGGCACGACCCAGAACAGCGCCGACGGGTGGTTCATGCTAATGCATCCGGACCTCGTGACCGGCGCCTGGGTCGGCTGGAACGACCAGCGGGTCACGTTCCGAACCAACTGGTGGGGCCAGGGGGCGCACAACGCGCTGTTCCTGGTGGGCAGCTACACGCGCAAGCTGGCCGATGAGGGCCGGCTGAGCAAGGAGACGTTCCCCCTGCCCCTGGACTACGCCAACTCCGGATCGGAAGAAGCACTGCCGACCCAGAACCGGGACGAGCGTCGCGTCATCTGGTAA